The sequence TGTTCGTGGTGCCTACGCTGTACTGCCTCATGGAGGAGATCAAATTCCGCCACGGCAAGAGACAAACCCTTTCCGAATCAAACAACGATCAACCCAACAACGGATAAGAAACACAAGGAGATTACCCATGAAGAAATTGATCACCATTACCCTGGCCCTGGCTCTGACCCTGCTCGTTTCCAGCCTGTCCTTCGCCATGCAGGAAATGGCTCACGGCGACATGAAGGCCGGAGACATGAGCATGCACGAGAGCATGAAGGCCGTGGATGACAACCTCGCCATGATGAAAATGGACGTGGAGACCATGAAGGATGCAACCAAACGCAAGGCGGCCATGGACAGCATGAATCAGCACATGACTGACATGCACCACGGCATGGCCGGCATGGAGGCCCACGCCAAAAAGAACAACAACGGCGAGATGGAAGGGCTTCTGAAGCAGCTGAACAAGGAAATGATGATCACCATGAAAGGCATGGGCATGACCAAGAAGGACGCCGACAAGGGCATCCCCATGATGATGGACGGCATCAACAAGATGGAAAAGACCACGGCAAAGATGAAGAGCGCCATGTAACTTCGGCGGCCTTCAAGCCGAACGGGCCAGGGTTGGATGTTGCATCGCCCTGGCCCTTTTATTTTTTCTGAGTCGCTTATCTACGGTATTTCAATTGGTTGAAAACGGTATGTCCGCCCTAAAAGTCATGGTTGGCGCTGAAAACGACATTGGGGTGACACGGGGAATCTCGACTGCGTAGCGCAGGAGACGGGAATCCGTTGGAAGGCACATGTCGTTTCTATGCCGGAGTGATGATTAATAATTTTTGCGGGGCCCCACATGGCCTCCGATGACACTGAAGGTGTTCTCGATAACGATGATCGCCGCCGGGTCGATGGCGAAAACATCCTTTTCCAGCGAACGCAGGCGCAATCTGTCGGTGATCGAAAGGATCATGTCCACATTGTTGCCGGAGTGGCCGCTCTTGCCGGAAAAAACCGTTGCGTGCTGCTTGCGAACGTTGGTCAGGGCCAGGGCGACCTCGTTCCCCTTGCGGGTCAGTATGCGGACCGCCTTGCGTTGGTTGAAAAGGGAAAGGACGTATTCCGTGACCACGGAGCTGATGAACAGCATCACCAGCGAGGCGACGATGGTGTCCGGGCTGAATCGGTTGAGGGCGGTGCACATGACCAGTGCATTGACCAGAAAAAAGAAGACGCCGATCCGCATCCCGTATTTTCTGTTCAGGATCACGGCCAGGACGTCCAGTCCTCCCCCTCCGCCATACGTGCGCAGGATGAGTCCGGACCCGGCGCCCATGAGAGCCCCGGCCGCGATGGCCGAGTAAACATCCGCCTGAATCCCGAAGTCGCACCGCACGTAGGCCGTCAGTACGGCGACGACCAGCATGCTGTAGAGGTTGAGGAAAAAGAATCTTTTGCTCACTCCCTTCCAGGCTAGGAAGAACACCGGCACATTCAGGAGCACATACCAGCGCGACAGGGAGAGTGCCGGCACGGCGTTGTTGCCCACCACGGCAAAACCATAAAGCGCACCCGGAACGAAATCATGGTGCGCGGCGATGCCGTTGTAGCCGAGGACGTACACGACCGCCCCCAGCGTCATCAGAAATATGTTCCACCCCAGTGAGTCCGTGAACGAGCGTAGTTGCCATTTCATGGTGTATTTCTTCCTTACCTGGCCGGTTGGGGCGCGCGCAATAAGGGGCAAAGAGTATGCCCACAAGGATTAATGTTTCGTTCAGATACGGGGTCTGGTTGGCCGGTTCCCCGCTGACGGACAGCCCGTTTTTCAGGGCAAAGCGGGGACTTCAGCAAACCGCACATTTCCGAACTTTTCTGCAGGGTTCGTATGCTCAGGCCAGACTCCATGTTCGTCAGGCCTTTCTTCAATGACTATTGCCGGATGCAGAGTAGGTCCGCCGGGTCTCGCGCCCGATCGTGGCGTCGGCCATTTCGCGGAGCTTTCGGGGAGCAAGGCCGTCTTGGTCCCCTGCTCCTATTTGTCCAACATCCCGGCCTTTTTGATGAAGGCTATGATGGCATCCAGTCCTTCCCTCGTTTTCATGTTGCTGAAGACGAACGGCTTGTCACCGCGCTGCGCTTCGGCGTCTCTGGCCATGACATCGAGAGAAGCGCCGACCAGAGGGGCCAGGTCGGTCTTGTTGATGACCAGCAGGTCCGTGCGGGTGATGCCGGGGCCGCCCTTGCGCGGGATCTTGTCCCCGGCCGACACGTCGATGACGTAGATCGCCAGGTCGGCCAGTTCCGGGCTGAAGGAGGCGCTCAGGTTGTCGCCGCCGGATTCGACCATGACCAGTTGCAGGTCCGGGAACTCGGTACACAACTCCTCGACCGCCGCCAGGTTGGCCGAGGCGTCCTCGCGGATGGCCGTGTGCGGGCAGCCACCGGTTTCCACGCCCCGGATGCGCTCGGGCGGCAGGGCCGCTCGCCGGGTGAGAAATTCGGCGTCCTCACGGGTGTAGATGTCGTTGGTGACCACGGCGATCTCATAGTCGTCGCGCAGGGCGTGGCAGAGTTGTTCGATAAGGGCGGTCTTGCCGGACCCGACCGGGCCGCCGATTCCGAGACGTAAAGCTTGCGACATGATTGTATCCTTTGCGTAAGGCGCGCCGTCAGGAGCGGAACAGCCTCGTACGTTGTGTTTCGTGCAGAGCCGAGGCCATGACCTGGCCCGGAGCCGTACTGCCCACGGCGTCGTCGTTGAGGTTCAGTGCCTCGGCAACCAGATCGGGTATGCGTTCGGTTGCCAGGGAGAGAATGCGCTGGCCGCCGGTCTGCCCCATGGGCAGCAGCTTGATGGCCGCGGCCACCTGGTTTTCGGCCCAGGCATAGGCATAGGCGGCGCAGAGGGCGTCCGCCCGGATGGACCAGCGGGCTCCGGCCAGGCCAAACATGGCGCCGTAGGTCCGTTTGGGAGATTGTATCCACGGCACCGCATCATCCAATCCGAGGTCGCGCAGAAGACGGGCGAGAGCCGCCCCGGTCTGCCGTTCTTCCTCGCGCAGTTCGGCGGTCTCCCGCGAAGCCAGCAGGCGGGCGGACCAGTGCTCAACCCTTGTCAGGTCGTCGTCCAGCCAGGCGCCATGCGTGCGGGCCAGAATCGGCAGATCCAGGCGGGCCAGGCCGTGCTCCATGACCCCGAATATCCAGGACGACGCGGCGGCCTCGTCCTGCACGCCCATGTCCGCGCCGGTCTCCAACCCTTGTGAGTAGGCAAAAGTCCCCACAGGCAGGGCCGGGCTGGCCAGCTGCATGAGCCGGAGCAGTTGCGGCGAGACGATCACTGGCGTTTCTCCACCGGTTTCGGTTCGCAGCCCAGGCGGATCTCCGGCATGTGGTAGGCCCCGGCCTCGGGATGGAAGGGGGCCATGAGGGAGCCGACCGTGAATCCCATGGAGCGGAGCATGTCGTCCACCACGGGATCGTGGATGTAGCGCAGCCTGCCTTCGCTGATCTCCAGGGGAACATGGCGGTTGCCCAGGTGGAAGCACGCCCTGGCCATGGCCAGTCCGTCCGAAAACGTTGCTTCAGACAGCGGTTCATCCGTTGCCCTGACCAGGATGCAAGTGCCGTCTTCGGCCAAAAGGGTGTCGCCGTCGCGCAACACCGTTCCCCGGGGCAGGAACAACCCGACCTCGCGGCCGGAGTCCAGTCGGGCGAGTTGTCTGGACCGCTCCCGCAGGACGTGCGGGAGGGCCAGGATGTCGTCGATTTTGCCGCTCGGGACGGCAAACAGTTGTTCTATCTTCAACATGGCTAGAACAGGAAGTACTTCTGCGCGAGCGGGAGGACCGTTGCCGGTTCGCAGGTCAGCAGCTCGCCGTTGGCGCGCACTTCATAGGTCTGTGGGTCCACCTCGATCATGGGGGTGAACCCGTTGTGGATCATGTCCTTCTTTTGCACGGCGCGGGAACCGGCCACGGGCGAGAGCCGTTTTTTCAGGCCGTATTTCGCGCCGATCCCAAGGTCGAACGCTGCATTGGAGACGAAGGTCAGGGAGGTCGCGGTCAGAGCCTGTCCGAACGCGCCGAACATGGGCCGGTAGTGGACCGGCTGCGGCGTGGGGATGGATGCGTTGGGGTCGCCCATGGGCGCGGCCACGATCACGCCGCCCTTGATGACCATGTCCGGCTTGGCCCCGAAAAAGGCGGGTTTCCAGAGCACGATGTCGGCCATTTTGCCTGGTTCCAGGGAACCCACCTCATGCTGGATACCGTGAGCCAGGGCCGGGTTGATGGTGTACTTGGCAATGTACCGTTTGGCCCGGAAGTTGTCGTTGCGGTCCGAGTCCTCGGCCAGCGGGCCGCGCTGGACCTTCATCTTGTGCGCGGTCTGCCAGGTGCGGGTGATGACCTCGCCCACACGCCCCATGGCCTGGGAATCCGAGGCGATCATGGAGAACGCCCCGAGGTCGTGCAGGATGTCCTCGGCCGCGATGGTCTCGCGCCGGATGCGCGATTCGGCGAAGGCGATGTCCTCGGGGATGGAGGCGTCCAGGTGATGGCAGACCATGAGCATGTCCAGGTGCTCGTCGGCCGTGTTCACGGTGTAGGGCCGGGTCGGGTTGGTGGAGGACGGCAGCACGTTCTGCGCGCCGCACGCCTTGATGATGTCCGGGGCATGGCCGCCGCCCGCGCCTTCGGTGTGATAGGCGTGGATGGTCCTGCCCTTGAACGCGGCCAGCGTATTCTCCACGAAGCCCGACTCGTTCAGGGTGTCGGTGTGGATGGCCACCTGGACGTCGTACCGCTCGGCCACATCCAGGCAGTTGTCGATGGCGGCCGGAGTGGTGCCCCAGTCCTCGTGGAGCTTGAGGCCCATGGCCCCGGCCTCGAGCTGTTCGTCGAGAGCCCCGGGCAGGGACGCGTTGCCCTTGCCCAGCCAGCCCAGGTTCATGGGCAGCCCTTCGGAGGCCTGGAGCATGCGCATGATGTTCCACGGGCCGGGGGTGCAGGTGGTTGCGTTGGTGCCTGCTGCCGGGCCGGTGCCGCCGCCGAGCATGGTGGTCACGCCGGACATGAGCGCGTCCTCGACCTGCTGGGGGCAGATGAAATGGATGTGGGAGTCGATGCCGCCCGCCGTGGCGATCAGCCCTTCGCCCGCGATGGCCTCGGTGCCGGGGCCGACCACGATGTCCACGCCGGGCTGGGTATCCGGGTTGCCCGCCTTGCCGATGGCGTGGATGCGGCCGTTCTTAAGCCCGATGTCCGCCTTGACGATGCCCCAGTGGTCGAGGATCAGGGCGTTGGTGATGACGCAGTCCACGGCCACGTCGTTGGTCGCCTGGGACTGGCCCATGCCGTCGCGCAGGACCTTGCCGCCGCCGAACTTGACTTCCTCGCCGTAGATGGCGTGGTCCTTCTCGACCTCGATGATCAGGTCGGTGTCGCCCAGCCGGACGCGGTCGCCGACCGTGGGACCGAACATGTCTCCGTACGTCTTTCTGTCGATGGTTCTCATGTCGTCCCCCTAATCCAGTTTGCCCATGGTCTTGGCGTTGAATCCGTACACTTCCCGATTGCCCGCCAGGGCCACCAGCTCCACATCGCGGCTCTGGCCCGGTTCGAAGCGGACAGCCGTGCCCGCCGGGATGTTCAGCCTGAAGCCCAGCGCCGTTTCGCGGTCAAAGGACAGAGCCTCGTTGGTCTCAAAAAAATGGTAATGCGAGCCGACCTGGATGGGCCGGTCGCCGGTGTTGGCTACGGTCACGGTGACGGTCTCACGGCCGCCGTTCAGTTCGATGTCGCCCTCGGCGTAGAGGATTTCTCCGGGTATCATGGCGTTCCCTCACTGGATGGGGTTGTGGACGGTGACCAGTTTGGTGCCGTCGGGGAAAGTGGCCTCCACCTGGACCTCGTGGATCATTTCGGGGATGCCCTCCATGACGTCGTCGCGGGTCAGCAGGGTGGTCCCGTAGTCCATCAGTTCGGCCACGGTCCGGCCTTCGCGGGCCCCTTCCAGGATGGCCGACGCGATGTAGGCCATGGACTCAGGGTAGTTGAGCTTGAGGCCCCGCTCCTTGCGTTGGGTGGCCAGCATCCCGGCGCAGAAGATCAACAGTTTGTCCTTTTCTCTCGGTGTGAGCTTCATCAAAAAACTCCTTGAATGGCTAAGTATTCCAAACTCTGGGAGGACACGCGTCCCGTCCGAGCCGGTCCGTTCGCATGGCGCTCCAGGCCGCGGCCAGCAGGTCGCGGACCTTGAAGGCGTTGTCGCCCATGACGCGGCATACGGTCAGCCCGTCCACGCAGGTCAGTGAAAAACGTTCGGTTGCCGCCGATTCCCGGGCCTGTTCCCGGATCATTTCGGCAAGGGGGGCGCTGTCCACGGTCCCGATCAGGGTGCCGAACACGGTGAAGCCGTTAAGACCCCACGGCTCGGTGAGCAGCGCCGACCCGCCCTGGTAGCGGGCGCGTTCGAGGAGCACGGGGTCGCCGTCCCGGTAGACCTCGAAAGATTGGGTGAAATGGCCGTGGTCAAAGGGCGCTCCCGAGGCGGGCAGGCCGAGGCAGACCACTTCCCATCCGAAAAAACAGGCGTCACCGGCAAGGTCCACCCGGGTTTCGAGCCGTGCGTTGGCTCCGGGGTAGACGATGGTCTCCAGGGGGAGCCAGTCCAGGGCTCCGCCAGCGTCCACGCGAAGGCATTGTTCCTGGACCGCCAGCGGACCGGCGGAACGGTAGAACTTGCCCGCTGCAGGCGTGGTCACCAGACCGTGGGCATTCTCCCTGGCCCGGACGTCGAATCGCAGCCTGTCCCCGCCGACCACGCCCCCCGGGGGGTGCAGGGCGTAGACGTGGCAGACCGCGTCCCCCTCCGGGTAGAAGGGGCGCTGCACGGTCAGGGGGCCGCTGTGCCTGCGGGCCAGGACGGTCCTCCCGTGAGAGGAGGCGAACTCAAGTCCGAGTTCGGCCTCCCATCCACGGGATCGGGCCCTGTCATGGCCTGTATCGACGTTGCTGCTTACCATGTGGACAATTCGGGTTAGAGTATCTCTTCGTACAGGGCGCGGACCTGCTCCACAGTGGGAATCCGGCAGTTCAGGGCCGTGGACCCGCTGGCGTGCGCGTCCTCGGCCAACCGGTCGAGGTCCTTTTCGGTCACGCCCCAGCCAGACAGTCTGGCTGGCAGGCCGGTTTCCTCGAAGATGGCCCCGAGCGCGTCCACGGCAGCCATGCCGGCTTCACGGACGCTGAAACCCTCGACGTTTTCGCCCAGGGCTTCGGCCAGCCGGGCGAACCGTTCGGGCGCGGCCGGGCGGTTGAACTCCATGACCGTGGCCAGGAGCATGGCGTTGGCCATGCCGTGCGGGATGCCGAAGTGCGCGCCAAGAGGCCGCGACATGGAGTGGACCAGGCAGGTG is a genomic window of uncultured Pseudodesulfovibrio sp. containing:
- a CDS encoding urease subunit beta, translating into MIPGEILYAEGDIELNGGRETVTVTVANTGDRPIQVGSHYHFFETNEALSFDRETALGFRLNIPAGTAVRFEPGQSRDVELVALAGNREVYGFNAKTMGKLD
- a CDS encoding YitT family protein; this translates as MKWQLRSFTDSLGWNIFLMTLGAVVYVLGYNGIAAHHDFVPGALYGFAVVGNNAVPALSLSRWYVLLNVPVFFLAWKGVSKRFFFLNLYSMLVVAVLTAYVRCDFGIQADVYSAIAAGALMGAGSGLILRTYGGGGGLDVLAVILNRKYGMRIGVFFFLVNALVMCTALNRFSPDTIVASLVMLFISSVVTEYVLSLFNQRKAVRILTRKGNEVALALTNVRKQHATVFSGKSGHSGNNVDMILSITDRLRLRSLEKDVFAIDPAAIIVIENTFSVIGGHVGPRKNY
- a CDS encoding urease accessory protein UreF, translated to MIVSPQLLRLMQLASPALPVGTFAYSQGLETGADMGVQDEAAASSWIFGVMEHGLARLDLPILARTHGAWLDDDLTRVEHWSARLLASRETAELREEERQTGAALARLLRDLGLDDAVPWIQSPKRTYGAMFGLAGARWSIRADALCAAYAYAWAENQVAAAIKLLPMGQTGGQRILSLATERIPDLVAEALNLNDDAVGSTAPGQVMASALHETQRTRLFRS
- a CDS encoding urease accessory protein UreD; the protein is MVSSNVDTGHDRARSRGWEAELGLEFASSHGRTVLARRHSGPLTVQRPFYPEGDAVCHVYALHPPGGVVGGDRLRFDVRARENAHGLVTTPAAGKFYRSAGPLAVQEQCLRVDAGGALDWLPLETIVYPGANARLETRVDLAGDACFFGWEVVCLGLPASGAPFDHGHFTQSFEVYRDGDPVLLERARYQGGSALLTEPWGLNGFTVFGTLIGTVDSAPLAEMIREQARESAATERFSLTCVDGLTVCRVMGDNAFKVRDLLAAAWSAMRTDRLGRDACPPRVWNT
- the ureE gene encoding urease accessory protein UreE: MLKIEQLFAVPSGKIDDILALPHVLRERSRQLARLDSGREVGLFLPRGTVLRDGDTLLAEDGTCILVRATDEPLSEATFSDGLAMARACFHLGNRHVPLEISEGRLRYIHDPVVDDMLRSMGFTVGSLMAPFHPEAGAYHMPEIRLGCEPKPVEKRQ
- the ureG gene encoding urease accessory protein UreG; translated protein: MSQALRLGIGGPVGSGKTALIEQLCHALRDDYEIAVVTNDIYTREDAEFLTRRAALPPERIRGVETGGCPHTAIREDASANLAAVEELCTEFPDLQLVMVESGGDNLSASFSPELADLAIYVIDVSAGDKIPRKGGPGITRTDLLVINKTDLAPLVGASLDVMARDAEAQRGDKPFVFSNMKTREGLDAIIAFIKKAGMLDK
- the ureA gene encoding urease subunit gamma; the encoded protein is MKLTPREKDKLLIFCAGMLATQRKERGLKLNYPESMAYIASAILEGAREGRTVAELMDYGTTLLTRDDVMEGIPEMIHEVQVEATFPDGTKLVTVHNPIQ
- the ureC gene encoding urease subunit alpha, with product MRTIDRKTYGDMFGPTVGDRVRLGDTDLIIEVEKDHAIYGEEVKFGGGKVLRDGMGQSQATNDVAVDCVITNALILDHWGIVKADIGLKNGRIHAIGKAGNPDTQPGVDIVVGPGTEAIAGEGLIATAGGIDSHIHFICPQQVEDALMSGVTTMLGGGTGPAAGTNATTCTPGPWNIMRMLQASEGLPMNLGWLGKGNASLPGALDEQLEAGAMGLKLHEDWGTTPAAIDNCLDVAERYDVQVAIHTDTLNESGFVENTLAAFKGRTIHAYHTEGAGGGHAPDIIKACGAQNVLPSSTNPTRPYTVNTADEHLDMLMVCHHLDASIPEDIAFAESRIRRETIAAEDILHDLGAFSMIASDSQAMGRVGEVITRTWQTAHKMKVQRGPLAEDSDRNDNFRAKRYIAKYTINPALAHGIQHEVGSLEPGKMADIVLWKPAFFGAKPDMVIKGGVIVAAPMGDPNASIPTPQPVHYRPMFGAFGQALTATSLTFVSNAAFDLGIGAKYGLKKRLSPVAGSRAVQKKDMIHNGFTPMIEVDPQTYEVRANGELLTCEPATVLPLAQKYFLF